The window ACCAGTAAATTGTGCTACAGGTCTGCTACAATATTGTGAAAATATACTACGATGCTTTTCAAGATACGGTGGATAACTTAAGACAACATTTTATCAATATCCTCCTACCCTCTGCTGAGTAAGATGACGTAGTTTCTATTTAATTCacatgaattgatttgataGCTGTATGAAAATTAATTCTCTTGCAAAAATTTAAGAGAATGGTTGTAGTTCCTTGCTTATGTGTTTAAATAGAGTGAAAACAAGCTTCCTcgcttttcgttttttttttccttttggaatgTGATTGTGCAATACATGCACGAAAAATTTGTGTTTTGGTACCTTTTACTTTTTCGTTGCAAAAAATGTGAACATTGACATGATGCTTAGCTTTTCTTGCGAAATTAAACTTGTGTTGCTAATAGCTATAAATAATACTTTTCTGTTCTTTCTCGCAGGAGATTAGGCTGGGAATCAGTATCTGGAGAGCCTCATTTAAATGTGCTCTTGAGGGGTGAAATCTTTATGGCTTTGGCTTCATTTGGTGATGAGAAAACTCATGAAGATGCAACCAAACGATTTGAGTCGTtgttaaaagataaaaacacTCTTCTTCTTTCAGCTGATACAAAAAGGGTAAGAACACCGGCGGACATAGGGGGCTGGTCACGGCCCCTTTGTCAGTAGGGTTCGCCATTTTCTTCAATACTAAGTACTAATCAATATTAAAAGAGAATGtgctcttatttttttctttttcaaacatATGTCTCACCATCCAGACCTATAATTATTGGTTTACCTTTGATAAGGACAAATACTTAGGGACTCCTCTACAGCTTCTCAATGAGTTTTTAAATTCTCCACAGGCTGCTTATATTGCTGTGATGAGGAAAACTACTGTGGCGAGCAGGAATTATTTCGAGTCCTTGTTGAGCATTTACAGAGAAGCAGATACagtgcaagaaaaagaaagaattttgcGTAAGTTTTCAAGGCTAATGAATTGTCTTAGatgcaatttctttctttgtttttatatgttttttttgttcacacCGTATATGAATTTTAAGTGCTCGTGTGTGGAACTCATGCAGGTCATTTGGCAGCTTCTCCAGACCCAGAAATAGTGAGGAGGTTCTGAACTTTTTAGTGTCAGATGAGGTATTGCATATTTGCCAGCTCTTGTACTGATCGTGACAGTAAAAGTTAAATGAAAGtcaacttcaatttttcttgaGATTTACTGAGGCTATCTGAGTATCTTTCTAGGTTCGAGATCAAGACATCATTTATGGATTTAGCGGAATAAGCTTAGAAGCACGGGAAGCAGCGTGGAAATGGCTGAAGGTACGGAGTTCTGTTTCTGACCTTAATGCTTTGAGCATACTGTTgaaaattttttatattcaatttgatggCCAGTTGATATTCTGTCAAATATGATGGATGAGAGCGAAATTAAGGAAGCAACTGTcaagtcctaaattttgttGCCAATCATATGTTCTGTAGAGCTAAGTAGGGCCAGGTTTGACAAAGCTTATGTGCCTCGGCCCAAAAGGATTTCATTAGTTGTAACTTGTCTGTAAGATCGACTATATGACAACAGCCAAATCAGCGATCGTAATCTTGAGATAGAAGCGGAGCAACGCCAGGTTAATATTTTGATTCTCTGCATTATCAGGACAGTTGATGCATTTGCTAATGAATGCAGGATAATTGGGActtcattttgaacaaataCGGTACTGGTGTGCTGTTCACTGACTTTATAACCAACATTGTTGCTCCGGTAAGCAACTGAATCCATAGGACTGTTGTACTTCACAGAAAAATGCTCTCTACAAGTGCGTATAAGGTTGCAATCCCTTGATAATATTGTTCCGCTCGTCTGCATGCCAAATTGACCCACCTTTCAGAAAGAACAGTATGAATTTAATAATTTCCTGGAATTTTTTAGCTCGAGTGGACATTCCATTGGAGAAATGAGTAATAGCATGCTCTAGGAAGCTGCTCACTGCTGGATGATGTCGATCCAAGcaaacttttgagttcttacaaATTGTGTTGTCCGTGACTATATTTCAGTTTTCAAGCAACGAGAAGGCTGATGAAGTGGAAGCATTTTTCGCGAACCGGACAACTCCTGCATTTGCCATGAACTTGAAGCAAAGCATCGAACAAATCCGAATCAAAGCAAGGTGGGTTCAGAACATAAAGCAGGAAGAATCCCTTCCGGAGCTTGTCAAACAGCTAGCAAGCAAGGGATGATCCATCCCAGATTACAGGACCCCAATGAGGTTCGAATTCATGAGAAACTATGAATAATATGAATAATCCGGGAAGGTCAAGCTGCTGGCCTGCCTGCACTTGCTTTTCTTTATAGTGCTGTAGCCCCTCTTATCAGGACAAGGCTCCAAAAAAGGGTCCAACTTGTCTATTCAACCGTGCTGCTCCGATGACGATGCTCGAAAAGGGTCAGAAACATTTGTATGTAGCGACGAAGTGCAGATATGCACGTACATTTCGctttgtaattattaattattacgGAAAATGTATATCGACACACACCTATTTCAAATTCCGTTTATCACCACCATGATCAAGACACTACTGATCGTCATCCTTTAGGAACGGAATTGGGGTCACTGcctcatttcttgaaaatgCAATATTAACCGAGGAGAGGAGAACATATTCACTTATTTTCCTGGTTGGTGTATGGACCTCGACGATCGGGAAATGAACTCGCTGAAGATATATTTTCCTTCTCCACTTCTTCCTTCTTACATACATTACTTCATGCAGCACCTCCTGCATCACTTTATCAGCCTTGCTAAGCCAAAATGGAGCCGcatgtttgaaattttcaataacAGCACCACCCTCGTCAATAAAGCAAAAACTTTACAATGCTAATGAGTAATGGTACTCTTTAATCCTCAGTTTAGAACCGCGTGGCTAAAGTTCAGAAATTTTTCTTGCATATGTACGACTGTGAATATACCGCACTTGAGAATTAATATTGGTGAGGTTGGATTCTCTCAACCACGAGCACAAAGAACAATGATCTTGAGCTCATCCTCATGAGAGAGAAATTTAAATTGCTTCCAGATGCGAGAACTATTTAATTATATAGAGTACATTCTTTACAACGCACATGCTTCTGATTCTTCCCAATTCTCCCACCCCCAAAGAAAGGGCCCTACATATTGCAGAACTCCTACTATGCACAATTATACAGAGAGATGGGGCCTGTGACCCTCTCCATGTTGCTCAGACTTCTGCCATAGTAACCCAAGATGCAGCCCATTATGAACAATGACATCCAAACTGGAGAACAACAAGGTGATGTAAAGTCTTGAACTCTGGGGCTACAACAATATTACAGCAAGAGCAATTGTCACAGCAACCGTACATATCAGTGCCTGCAAAAAATAACTAAGATAAGGAGAGGAAAagcagcaaaaggaaaaaaaattcaacttgcGGATGGAGGCTAGCCCTTCAACTTTATGtaaatttctttccaaaaagtgTTGTTGCAAGGAAAAGGATTGAGACATAATATACCTAATGCTATGATTACGAAAGAGTGAAAAATCATGGGTTGAGCAGCATTGATCCTAACATATATATACTGAGAAAAAACCATAATTTTTCACAAAGATGCCTGCTGCTCTTGCAGTATCTTTctctaattttatttatttatttatttttggtaagaatctttctctaatttttctcaAACCATAACTCCACTAAACTTATAAGGAGCGTCAGAGGATTTACTATTGACACTTCAATGAACACAGGATGTTATCTCTCCACTTACAGCTATTGCCGAAGCAGCGAGTCCTGCCCGCTCTCTTGGATCTCTTTGATAATAGTTGCAGAAGTACAGTATTGTTGCAAAGTACCACATTGCAGGAAAAATAAATCCACCTAGGAAACTGCAAAAATGGAgaggcatgagagagagagagagagagagagagagagagagagagagagggggagagggagagggagggagggagggagagggggaagGAGAGAAGATGGGAGGGAAGGGCAATGCGTACCAAAACCATCCAATTCCCCAGCCAAAATAAGGAAGAGGTTTATCATACATTCCCAACTGGTGATCTTCCACGCCCTTAGCGAGGGCATAGTGGCCTTTTGGCTTGCCTCCTCCATTAGCTAAAAGCTCTACACTCAAAGAAGAATCCCAGAAACTAATCAAAAGAAGAATTCCAGAAACTGATCAAAATTCATCTTGCCACAGGTCGAAATCATGACAATCTTATGTATATTTTCATGTTAGCAAAGAATGTCTGGTACTTGCTTAGATGAAAGCAATTTTTCAGTATGTTTTCATGTTAGTGAAGAATGTCCAGTACTTGCTAAGATGATAGCTATTTCCCAGCCAGTATGCCTGAGGTTCACCATGGACACTAAGAGATGACAATGACAGTAGACAAATGCCACAGAGAAGTCACTAATCTGTATGAACATATTAGGCTAAGCGGTCTTCACAACAATTCCCCCTACTCccgtctctctcctctcctcttccaccgttatctttcttttctctgactctttatttctttctctggATGTGTGATTGTAATGAGACCTGTCTGCGACTCTCATCAACCTTGTGCTCATATATTTCTACCAGTGAAAAACAGAGCAAGTGAGCTAAAACCCGACAAAAGTACAAATGGATAAAGGAGTACTTTCGTCCATGATTTGACAGATCTGTATAGGAACGAGTTGATATCAAGTCTCCTAGGGGCCAACGTTTTCACCTCCAAGCACCTGCAACATAGGAGAGAAACTCTATGCTTGTTACCACATCCTGCAGAAGGAGAAAAATAATACCATACAACAACTACCAGTGAAGTCTATACGAGCTCCAAGTTTCCGAAATTAAATATCAAACTACAtccaacataaaaagaagagaaaagagagagagagagactaagtaacatgacaatttcatgcaagtCAATATGGTTCTATAAAGAACTCTAAAAGTACAAAGCAGATCGCCACGACATACATGAGACATCTCCCGAAAAACTAAGGTGTCGATACATTATGCACCTAGTGTAATTCATCCTTCATtctgaccaaagaaaaaaaaacttcatcCTTTACAAAATCATCTTAAATGACAGTGTGAAATGGGAAATTGTAATAGATACGTCTGGTACAGATAAGACAGCAGCAGAATCATGTGCAGCCTGATGTTCATTTATGCATTTCCGTAGATTCACCATCCTCTATTCCAGAAACCCCAACAAAGCCAGCGCGATCGCCGAGCATCATTGAATTCTCATAAATTTTCATGCTAATGCACAGACAGATATAAACCCAGAATCCACAACTTATCTCCAATCTTAGCATAACAACTATAATCCGACCAAATCAAGAGGAACTCCGGTACAATGAAGACCCGGCATCGATTTCGACCAGCGTCAAACACCAGAAACGAGCAGAGGCTCTCGAACATTCAACCGGAACACCAATCCGACAGGCACACCGCAAACGATTACCCGCAAGATTGAAAATTTCGGCCAAAAAAACACAACCCATCAAGCAACGAATTCCCCAAACATCGCACGGGATCAAAC of the Eucalyptus grandis isolate ANBG69807.140 chromosome 10, ASM1654582v1, whole genome shotgun sequence genome contains:
- the LOC104423005 gene encoding uncharacterized protein LOC104423005, which translates into the protein MDEKLLANGGGKPKGHYALAKGVEDHQLGMYDKPLPYFGWGIGWFCFLGGFIFPAMWYFATILYFCNYYQRDPRERAGLAASAIAALICTVAVTIALAVILL